One Streptomyces sp. ML-6 genomic region harbors:
- a CDS encoding DUF397 domain-containing protein gives MGTQQEKEELYALDISDVTWLSAPGTEDVEERVEIAHLPGGAVAMRSSLDPETVLRYTEAEWRAFVLGARDGEFDLA, from the coding sequence ATGGGCACCCAGCAGGAAAAGGAAGAGCTCTACGCTCTCGACATCTCGGACGTGACGTGGCTGAGCGCGCCGGGGACCGAGGACGTCGAGGAGCGGGTCGAGATCGCGCATCTGCCCGGTGGTGCGGTCGCCATGCGCTCGTCGCTGGACCCGGAGACCGTGTTGCGGTACACCGAGGCCGAGTGGCGCGCCTTCGTACTGGGCGCCCGGGACGGTGAGTTCGACCTCGCGTAG